TTAAAGTGTTTGAATATTTATAATCTCAAACCGTAAATTGATAATAAAAAACCCGCTAATAAGCGGGTTTCTTGTATTTGAATAAGGTTACTTAATCACTCGTAAGTGAGCACCTTTTTTCTTCTCTGGTTTTGTCGGTGGTTCATCATCTGGCGTAATATCGTCAGATGTTTCAACACTTTCTAATACCGGAGTAAAATCGTCTTCGTCCTCGATGAATTCTTCTGCAGTAAATACAGTCCCTTCACCATTCTCACGTGCATAAATTGCGAGCACAGCACCCATTGGTACGTAAACTTGCATTGGTTGACCACCAAAACGCGCATTAAAGCTAAGTTGTTGGTTGTCCATTGCAAATTGTGTTACCGCTGATGGGCTTATGTTCAAAACGATCTGGCCGTCTTGCACAAACTGTGTTGGTACTTGTACAGCAGGAAAATCAGCGTTAACCACTAAGTGTGGTGTGCACTGATTATCAACAATCCAATCAAAGAAGGCGCGTAGTAAATAAGGACGATTAGGCGTCATTATAAACGGATCTCACGCTCAGCTTCAGTTAGTGAAGCTTGGAATGATTCACGCTCAAATAAACGTAACATGTATTCTTTAAGCTCTTTAGCGCCAGCACCATTAAGCTCAATGCCAAGCTCAGGTAAACGCCAAAGTAGCGGTGCTAAGTAACAATCAACTAAGCTGAACTCTTCGCTCATGAAGTAAGGAGCTTCAGAGAAGATCGGTGCAATTGCAAGTAACGCTTCTGTAAGCTCTTTACGTGCTTGCGCAGCTTCGCTGCTACCGCTAGTGATTTTGTTAGCTAGGCTATACCAATCAGTATCGATACGATGCATCATTAGACGACTACGGCCACGCATAACCGGATAAACTGGCATTAGTGGAGGATGAGGGAAACGTTCATCAAGGTATTCCATGATGATGTTTGCCTGATATAAACCAAGCTCACGATCGATCAGTGTTGGTACTGTACCGTAAGGGTTAATCTCATGAAGTGCTTCTGGCAGGTTATCCTTTTCAGCCAGGTGAATGTCAACACTTACACCTTTTTCAGCAAGTACGATACGTACTTGATGGCTATACATACAGTTAGCACCAGAAAACAGGGTCATTACAGGGCGCTTATTGGCAGCTACGGCCATGCCTACCTCCATTATATTACAAAAACAGCAATAGGGGCTTAAGCCCCTATCACAAAATTACCTTTCAAAATGCCCAGGATTAGTGAACATCTCTCCAGTATTCTTTCTTCAGCATGAATGCCAAGATAAATAGAATCACTAAGAAACCAATTACCTTAAGACCTAACGCTTCTGACTCTAAACGTGACGGTTCGCCAACGTAAGCTAAGAAGTTAGTTAAGTCACGAGCAGCACGATCGTACTCGTCGTCACTCATTTCACCAGAACCATCTGTTTCAGTGCCAACAACTTTAGTCACAGTGTGACCGTGTTCTTCCACTTCTTCAGTGATTGGTGTTGGTAAACCTTGTAGTTCTTGAAGAACGTGCGGCATACCTACCGATGGGAAAACAATATTGTTCACGCCAAACGGACGAGATTCATCTTTGTAGAATGACTTCAGATAAGTGTAGATCCAGTCAGTACCACGAACTCGCGCTACAAGCGTAAGATCCGGTGGCGCTGCGCCAAACCATTTAGCTGCGTCATCTTTACCAATCGCATTTTTGATGTGGCTACCAACTTTTGAGCCATCAAAAATTAGTTGCTCTTGACCAATCTCAGTAGGAATACCGATATCGCGGAACGTACGCTCATAACGTTGATACTGCATTTGGTGACAACCAAGACAGTAGTTCATGAACAATTTAGCACCGCGTTGTAAAGACGCGTTATCTTTAAGGTCAATGTTCGCATCCATTAAAGGAACCGAAGGACCTGCTGCCATTGTCAACGATGGCAATAATGCGAATAAACCGATAATTAGCTTTTTCATCATTTCGTCAACCTCGTTGGTAATGGCTTAGTTTTCTCATTCTTGCTGTAAACAAATAACAATACGAAGAACATGAAGTATGTCACAGTCGTGATTTGTGATAACAGCGTTTTGAAATCAGTTTGTGGAGTAGCACCAACCCAACCTAAGATAACGAAAGTTACCACAAATTGTGCGATGTTTAACTTGTGTAAACCACAACGATAACGAATAGAACGAACCGAGCCACGGTCAATCCAAGGTAGTAACGCAAGCACTACGATAGATGCACCCATCGCCGCAACACCCATTAACTTGTTAGGGATTGCACGAAGGATTGCATAGAATGGCGTAAAGTACCAAACAGGGAAAATGTGCTCTGGTGTTTTCAGTGGGTTAGCTGCTTCGAAGTTTGGCGCTTCTAAGAAGAAACCATTCATCGCAGGCATAAAGAATACAACCCAGCAGAATAAGATTAAGAAACCAACCACACCCACAATATCTTTCACTGTGTAGTAAGGGTGGAACGGGATTGCATCAACAATGTCTTTCTTGTTGGTGTAATACTCGTGGAATTTGAATTTAGGCTTATCTTCTTCAGCTACAGAACCTTTCTTACGCTTGATTTCAACACCGTCAGGGTTGTTTGAACCCACTTCGTGTAGTGCAACAATGTGTAAGAATACTAAGATAACAATAACTAAAGGTAATGCAATTACGTGTAGTGCAAAGAAGCGGTTAAGCGTAGCACCTGAAATTACGTAGTCACCACGGATCCAAAGCGTTAAATCATCACCAATAACCGGAATCGCACCGAATAGTGAAATGATTACCTGTGCACCCCAGAAAGACATTTGTCCCCAAGGAAGTAAGTAACCCATGAAAGCTTCAGCCATAAGCGCTAAGAAAATGAACATACCGAATAACCACAGTAATTCACGTGGTTTTTGGTAAGAACCGTAGATCATGCCACGGAACATGTGCAGATATACAACGATAAAGAACGCTGAAGCACCTGTTGAGTGAAGGTAACGAAGTAACCAACCGTATTCAACATCACGCATGATGTATTCTACAGATGCGAAAGCACCTTCAGCAGACGGTACGAAGTTCATTGTTAACCAGATACCAGTTACGATTTGGTTAACAAGTACTAACATGGCTAGTGAGCCAAAGAAGTACCAGAAGTTAAAGTTTTTTGGTGCTGGATACTGTGCAATATGCATGTTCCAAACACGTGTCATTGGAATACGATCGTCGATCCAACCAATAATTTTACCAAACATTACGCCACTCCTTTTTCTTCACCGACTAAAATAGTCGTGTCATCAAGGAAGGTATATGGAGGGATTTCTAGATTTAATGGAGCAGGTACAGATTGGAATACACGACCAGCCATATCAAATTTAGAACCGTGACACGGACAGAAGAAACCGTCGTCTGTGCCCTCTACTTTTTCACCAAAGCCACCTTGTAGGAAGCTAGGAGAACAACCTAAGTGCGTACAAATACCAACAGCAACGAAGATCTCAGGACGTTGCGAACGGTATTCATTGGTTGATGATTCAGGTTGTTGAGGCTCTTCAGACGCAGGATCACGAAGTTGACCTTCGTGTTCTTTCATCTGTTCAAGCATTTTAGGTGTACGATTAATAACCCAAACAGGTTTTCCTCGCCACTCAACACGTATTAATTGTCCAGGCTCAAGCTTGCTGATATCTACTTCTACAGGCGCACCCGCAGATTTAGCTCGCTCACTTGGATTCCAAGACGCAATAAAAGGAACAGCAGCCCCAGCCGCACCAACACCACCAACAACAGAGGTAGCTATGGTTAAAAAGCGACGTCGGCCATTGTCTACAGGCGCATTGCTCATCCACTTATCTCCACTATGATTCCCAACACTTGCCATATTGAGAACATCAGTTACAGCAGGTTAATTTTTAGAAATTTCAAAATAGACGCGATCATAATTAAAAGCCTTGATTAAAACAAGGTTATTCACAGTCTCATGCTCGAATAAACCCTATTTAATGAATTATTAATTTAGGTTAGCTCGAGTATGAAGCCGCTGGTTATGATAACGCATATAAAAAAACAATATACTGACCAAGATCAACCTCACTAAGAGGAAACAGAATTCTGCATTAGCTGTTGTTGAACTCACTCACATTACTTGCCCCCCAATTGTAGCAAAAAAATTCATCAATTAACTGATGGATTTAAGCTAATTTTGCTAAATCTTGAAGTTTTTTTACTGTAATACGCAGTAATTATTACTGGTGGTTAAATATCGAACGAAAAAAAGCTAGGTTTTTGCTAGTAGATATAAGCAGGCATTACAAACACTATTCTGGATTACGCATTAAATAACAACTTAAGCGCGAAATAAATTTCACGACTATATCAAACGTAGGAGTACGCCGTCTGACAAAATTAACGAAGGGTATTCGTGCAATAGGAGGAGTTCATATAAACGGCTATAGCCATGCAAAGCAATCTCTTTTTCAGCACTGAAGAACCTCCTACGACGTATTTAGCTTAAAGCTTCAAAGCTCATTATTCCTTTCGCTTGGGATATCGCTGAAATACTCGACAAATTCCACCTCGAAACCTGCAGGGTCAATGAAATATACATTTTTACGATAAGGGTTGTCTGGGCCGTGCTTATCAATCTCATAACCGGCTGAAACAAGACGTTCAACGACAGCATTAATATCGTTTGTCACGTAAGCAAAATGCGCAAGGCCAACTTGATGTCCTGCTAAATCACGGTTTTCAGCTTCACCGTTATCGCTTAATGCTAGATACTGGTAATCATCACCAAAGTGCAACCATTTACGCGGTTTGCCAGACCACTTGCTATCGCCTTGGCTACGCACACGCCAGTGCGGGAATGCCGCTTTATAAAAGTGCAGCATGGCATCAACATTACTAACAACAAGGTTTACGTGTTCTAAATACATGGTAGTTTCCTTTTTATTTTTAAACTACCACCAAGATAAAACCTCAAGTTAAGTTTAGGTAAAGCACTTTTTCAAATAAAAAAGCCCCACTAAAGTGAGGCTTTTAAAAATGATTTGTTATTTATGAATTAACTACCAGCAACTTGCATTTGTTCAATCAATACAGAGCCTGTTTGAATACCGCCACGACGCTCGATGTCACCACCTAAGCCAACTACCGCTTTAAACATATCTTTTAAGTTACCAGCAATCGTGATCTCACTCACTGGATATTGGATTTCGCCATTCTCGACCCAGAAACCAGCCGCGCCACGCGAGTAATCACCAGTTACGGTATTTACACCTTGACCCATAAGTTCAGTTACTAATAAACCTGTCCCCATGGTTTTTAATAATGCTTTTAAGTCAGCATGAGTTTGCTCAACTAGCCAGTTATGAATACCACCAGCATGACCCGTTGGTGCCATAGACAGTTTGCGTGCTGCGTAGCTTGCTAAAAGGTAAGTTTGCAGCTCACCACCTTGAATAATTTCACGGTCTACAGTTTTTAAACCCTCAGCATCAAACGGTGAAGACGCTAAGCCTTTTAATAAATGTGGGCGCTCAGAGATATTCACACAGTCACTGAATACTTTTGTGCCTAAGCTATCAAGCAAAAAGCTTGATTTACGATAAAGCGCTCCACCACCAATCGCCGACACTAAGTGGCCAAATAATGAGTTAGCAATATCTGCTCTAAAGATAACAGGCACTTTCATGGTTCCAAGCTTTTGGCTATTAAGCTTAGCCAAAGTTTCTGTTGCCGCCTCTAGGCCTACTTTTGCAGCGTCATTCAAATCATCTTTATGACGCGCTACGGTATAAGCCGAGTCGCGCTGCATTTGCCCGCCTTCTTTACCAATCACCATAGTGCTAATGCTATGGCGAGTGCGCGGGTAACCTGCAATCATGCCATGGCTGTTACCATAAACACGTAAACCTTGGTGAGAAGAAAAACTCGCACCATCCGAATTTACAATGCGCTCATCGGCATTCAGCGCTGCTTGCTCTGCTTGATGACAAAGTTCAATACCTTGCTCTGGGCTTACTTCCCACGGGTGGTATAAATCTAAATCTTGCGGTGCAAACTCAAGCAACTCTTTATCAGCGATGCCATTAAATGGGTCGTCAGAAGTGAACTTAGCAATATCAATGGCTTTTTCTACCACTGTACGTAATGTTTTAGGGCTTAAATCGGCTGTAGATGCAGAGCCTTTGTTATTACCGACATAAACACTGATACCTAAGCCACCATCTTGGTTAAACTCTATTGTTTCAACTTCGCCCATGCGCGTGCTGACAGACAAACCTGAAGTACTCGACATTGCCGCTTCAGCCGCAGTAGCACCTAACTTTTTTGCATGCTCTAGTACTTCGCTTACCGCGTCTTTCACTTCAGAAATGTGTTGATAAATAGGATCTTTCATCTTGTGTGTCCTAGGTTCTGATATTTTTTATAGTGTAGCGAATGCTAACACACTGAGAGACGTGCATCAGCTAATATTAATCATTAACTAAATGACGTATAATAGTGAATAGTTAAGTTTACTGAATGAGCATCCTTATGGCGAAGAAGAAAAAGCCACTAATTGAAGAAGAAATTATTTACGTATCAAAAAGCGAATTAAAACGTGAAGCCATGCAATATCATGGTTTGGGTGCTGAAATCGCAAAAATGCCGAAAAAGCAACGCGATCGTTTGCCACTCAATCATGAATTAAAAGAAGCGTTAGTTGTTTCGGATAAAGTCAGTGATAAAAGTGATGCTTATCGTCGTAACTTAAACTACATCGCAAAAGTATTACGTACAACAGAAAACGTTGATGAAATCCAAGCAATGATCGACATCATGCTTAACAAAAACAATCAAGCCGATGTTTTGATGAACAAAATCGAAACTCTGCGCGACAATCTGATCAAACAAGGTGATGAGTTGATCAATTCAACAATTGATCAATACCCTGCTCTTGAGCGCCAAAAAATGCGCCAATTAGTGCGTAGCGCCGCAAAAGAAGTGAAAGCAGAAAAGCCTGCCAAAGGTTACAAAGAGTTATTCCAGTATCTAAAAGATGCGATTATGGTTTAATCTCCTTCGCGCGAAATAAATTTCACGCCTACATCAAATGTAGGCGTCACGCTTGCTTGGCGCGTCTTAAACATCACATAATACTCAACTATCGCGCGAAATAAATTTCACGCCTACATCAAACGTAGGCGACACGCTTGCTTGGCGCGTCTGAAATACCACACAACAAACAACCACCGCGCGAAATAAATTTCACGCCTACCTCAAACGTAGGCGTCACGCTTGCTTGGCGCGTATTAAACATCACACAATATTCAACCATCGCATGAAATAAATTTCACACCTACAACCAAATACAATTCCAAAACGGGTAATCGCCAACGTGCTTAACTAATTTTGCGCGTAGAGGGTTTGCCACTACATATCGAGCTTGATGTATTAGGTCGTTTTCATCTCTGATTTGATGATCATAAAAATTACTTTGCCAGACCACGACTTTACGCCCCTTTCTCTTACGAATAGACATGGTTACCATGCTTTTATACAGCTTAATTACTGCTGATAAGTTTTGCTGAGGGCGAAGTTGAAATATCCAATGCAAATGATCTGGCATGAGGACAAAGCAGATTGTCTCTACTTTATCTTCTAAATAGTAAATTGCTTTGGAAGCATCAACTGCATATAAGTAGTTGGCAAATATAGGTACTCGATTCTCACAACAAAGTGTTACTGAATAATAGCAATTTGAATGTGAGGTACGCCCTTTAAGTCTCTTCCTTGACGAAAACATAAACCTATCAATCCTGAAGGTAAAACCTGATCTTAGAACTTAATAATACACCTAGCCAATTTACACCAAAAATGTTTGAACCTCGCAATACAAAAACTCCGCGCGAAATAAATTTCACGCCTAGATCACCGTAGGCGTCACGCTTGCTTGGCGCGTCTTAAACGTTACACAATACTCAACCATCGCGCGAAATAAATTTCACGGCTATCTCAAACGTAGGCGTCACGCTTGCTTGGCGCGTTTTAAACATCACGCAATACTCAACCATCGCGCGAAATAAATTTCACGCCTACATCAAATATCGGCTTAAGCCTCTCCAAACAAAAAAGGCTCTGAGCGTTCACTCAGAGCCTTTTTTAAATCGATAATCAATTACCAAATTTTTACGCGATCTTCTGGTTTGATATACATCTTGTCACCTTCTTTCACATCAAATGCCTGATAGAACTCTGGCATGTTTGAAAGAATACCGATTACACGGTAATGGCTTGGTGAATGAGGGTCTGTCATTAGACGGTTACGTAACTCTTCGTCACGATATTTACGACGCCAAATCTGCGACCAACCCATGAAGAAACGTTGATCACCTGTGTAACCATCAATGATAGGTGCTTTTTCATCACCAAGTGATAACTGGTAAGCAGTATAAGCAACGGTTAAGCCACCTAAGTCACCAATGTTTTCACCTAATGTAAGCTGACCATTTACGCTTGCATCTTCAAATGGTTTGTACTCATTATATTGAGCAACTAGCTGACCTGTACGCTCTTCAAACTGTTTAAGGTCTGATTCGCTCCACCAGTTACGTAAGTTACCGTCACCATCGTACTTCGCACCTTGGTCATCAAAGCCGTGACCTAATTCGTGGCCGATTACCGCACCGATTGCACCGTAGTTAACAGCATCATCAGCTTCTAGATTGAAGAATGGCGGTTGTAAGATAGCCGCTGGGAATACGATTTCGTTGTTCACAGGGTTGTAGTAAGCGTTTACTGTTTGTGGTGTCATGTGCCACTCAGAACGGTCAACTGGCTTACCTAGTTTGTCGGTCATATCTGCATATTCCCACTCACTGTGGCGAATGTAGTTACCTACTAAGTCATCACCTTTTACTTCAAGTGCTGAGTAGTCTTTCCATTTATCTGGGTAACCAATTTTTGGCGTGAACTTATCAAGTTTTTCTTTTGCAGCAATTTTTGTTTCTGGGCTCATCCACTCAAGGTTTTCAATCGCAACTGCGTAACCTTTGATTACGTTATCAACTAACTCTTCCATGCGTGCTTTCGCTTCAGGTGGGAAGTTGTCTTTCACGTATACTTTACCAAGTATTTCACCTAACACACCGTTTGATGCATCAACTGCTTTTTTCCAAAGTGGTGATTGCTCTGTTACACCGCGCAGTGTTGTGCTGTAGAAATCAAAGTTAAGGTCTACTAACTCTTTATCTAAAAGGCCTGCATAGTTACTAACAAAGTGGAACTTAAGGTAGTTCTGCCAAGTAGCTAAGTCTGTATCGCTGTAAATACCCGCGAACTTTTCTAGGTAGCTAGGCTGGCGAATAATTACGTCTTCTGTTTTGATACCAGACGCATCAAGATAAGCAGCAAAGTCGAAGTCACCTGTCAGTTTGTTCGCATCAGCAACGCTCATCTTGTTGTAAGACTTAGTTGCATCACGGCTTTCAACACGGCTCCACTGCGCCTCGGCAATGCTTGTTTCAAGATCAATAATAGCTTTAGCCGCAGATTCTGCATCAGCTACACCCGCTTTGCTTAAGATAGCTGTTACATATTCTTGATAAGCCTCACGAATTTTTGTGAATTTCTCGTCATCTTTTAAGTAGTAATCACGATCTGGTAAACCTAAACCTGATTGATAAACATACATCGCGTTTTCGCTAGAGTTTTTCGCATCGTTGTTTACGTACCAACCAAAAGGTAAGCTACCGCCTTTAATGCGAAGCTCAGCCATTAAAGCAACAAGATCAGATTTGTTTTTTACTGCATCAACGCTTTCAAGAACTGGCGATAATGGTTTGATGCCTGCCGCTTCACGACCCGCTTCATCCATATAGCTGTTATAGAATGCAGCTAATTTAGCTTCATCAGAGCCCGGCTTAACATTTTTGTTTGCCGCTGCTTTTTCTAGCACTTCTTTCATCGCTTTTTGCGAATCATCGTAAAGCTGAGTAAATGAACCGTAGTTTGATTTATCACCTGGAATTTCAGTTTTCTCTAACCATTCGCCGTTTACGTGATAGTAAAAGTCATCTTGTGCGCGAACAGACTTGTCCATGTTCGCAAGTTCAATACCTGAATTTAAAGGTGCTTTTGCTTCAGTTACGGCCGCAGTTGCTGGTGCTTTAGTTTCTTGTTCTTTTTCACCACAACCAACAAGACCGAGCGCAAGTGCGATACTTGCCGCGGTAAGTGTTACTTTTTTCATGGGAGTCCCGTACTAATTATTTTTGAAGTATTTATCGAAAAACTAGTAAACATAATTAATCATTAGTTTTTCGCTTTCCCCATAATAAACCTCTCGCGCTAAACAATAAAACCTAATATGTAACAATTCTTATCAAAACAAGGTGAGCCGCATTTTTGAGCGGTGGGAGGGGAAAATAAACAGTAAGTGAGCATTGTAGGCGCGATTTTATATCGCAAAGTGCTCTTAATACTCACAAAGAGGATAAGAGACGCTCCGCTTAAGAGAATTTGTCTTTTGGCTTGCTCATTACCTTCTCATTCACTTCTCTTTGTGAAAAACTTATTTGAACCACAGAGAACACCGAGGCGCTGCGCGCTACACAGAGAAACCAATATTTAAAAGAGGTTTGGTCTCTCCTTCTCTTCCTCTATGTTCTCTATGTACTCTGTGGTCAGAAAAAGTTAAAAACTTAAAAATAGTTATAAATCCTTCGCTTAAAAGAAAACAATATTAAGGTTTCCTCATTCTTTACTCATTCACTTCTCTTTGTGCAATTATTTTCGCGTGAAATAAATTTCACGCCTACATCAAACCGTAGGCGTCACGCTTGCTTGGCGCGTATTACATTAAGCTTCAAACTAACAGCTGAAGGCTGGCGGCTATTATTGCTCAAATCTCTGCTTTATCTTTTCGATAATCTCAACATTGGCAGCTGGGAAGCTGTAATCATCAAGCTCGCTGAGTGCAACCCATTTGCCTTGTTGGCCTTCTGCGCCATGAGCAATACCTGAGAAATCATCTACAATGTGCACATCTAAGCGCACACATTTATCGCCATAGTCGTGCTCAATAACCATCAGCTCTTCACTGCCATTAACCGTTAGGTTTACTTCTTCTAACAGCTCACGCTTTAGCGCTGCAAATACGCTCTCGCCCTGCTCTACTTTACCGCCGGGAAATTCCCATAAGCCGCCTTGGTGTTTGTCATCTGGACGCTTACAAATAAATAACTGCTGATCTTTATAAATAACGCCAACAGCAACATGCACTACTTTTTTAGTCATTTGTTGTTTCCTTAATCATAAAAAAAGCGACGCAAGCGTCGCTTTTTATCACCATGTTTTGGTTATTTTAATTTACCGCAACACTGCTTATATTTATTACCTGAACCACATGGGCACGGCTCGTTACGGCCAACTTTAGGCTCTGCACGTTGAGTAACTACTGCGCCTTCTGGTGTTTCGCCACCGATGTGCTCAGCTTCTTCGTGTTGATATTCACGAGGTGCATTTTCGCTACGGCGATGTTGCTCTTCAACTTTCTCAACATCTTCTTCAGCGCGAACTTGTACTTTACTTAAAATACCTACAACATCGATTTTTAAGTTCTCTAACATTTCAGAGAATAGCTCGAACGATTCACGCTTGTACTCTTGCTTAGGATTCTTCTGAGCGTAACCACGTAAGTGGATACCTTGACGAAGGTGGTCCATCGCTGCCAAGTGATCTTTCCAATGTTGGTCTAGGCTTTGTAGCATAATCGCTTTTTCGAATTGACGTAGAACTGACTCGCCTACCATCTCTTCTTTTTGCTTGTATGCTTGCTCAACCGCTTGTTCGATACGCTCACGAAGTTTCTCTTCGTATAATTTGCTATCGTCAGCTAGCCATTGTGAAATTGGCAGCTCAATTAAGAAATCTTGTTTTAAGCGCTCTTCAAGACCTGGGATATCCCACATTTCCGCTAAGCTTTGCGGTGCAATGTATTGGTCAATCGTGCCGTTTAGAACATCGCTGCGAATTGCAGTGATAGTTTCTGAAATATCGCCTTCTTCAAGTAGTTCGTTACGCTGTGAGTAAACAACACGACGTTGGTCATTTGCTACATCATCGTACTCAAGTAATTGCTTACGAACGTCGAAGTTACGTGCTTCAACTTTACGTTGTGCGTTTTCGATTGCGCGGTTAACCCAAGGGTGTTCAATCGCTTCGCCGCGTTGCATACCTAGTTTACGCATCATGTTAGTCATGCGCTCACCAGCGAAGATACGCATTAGCGCGTCGTCCATTGATAAGTAGAAACGGCTTGAACCTGCATCACCTTGACGACCTGAACGACCACGTAACTGGTTATCGATACGACGAGATTCGTGACGCTCAGTACCAATGATGTGTAGACCACCCGCTTCGATTACCGCATCGTGGCGTTTTTGCCACTCATCTTTAATCGCTTTGATTTGTTCATCCGTTGGGTTTTCTAGCTTTTCAACTTCGCTATTCCAGTTACCACCTAACACGATATCGGTACCACGACCGGCCATGTTAGTTGCAATGGTTACTGTGCCAGGTAAACCAGCATCGGCGACAATGTCTGCTTCTTGCGCGTGGAACTTAGCATTAAGTACGTTGTGCTTAATTTTTTCTTTGCGTAAGAACTGCGATAAGTACTCAGAACTTTCGATAGAAATAGTACCAACAAGTACCGGTTGACCTCGTTCTTGACAATCTTTGATATCTGCAAGGATTGCTTCGTACTTTTCTTCTTGTGTTAAGTATACAAGGTCAGCACGATCGTCACGGATCATCGGTTTGTTAGTTGGCATTACAACTGTATCTAGACCATAGATAGACTGGAACTCAAACGCTTCAGTGTCTGCAGTACCTGTCATACCCGCTAGAGTGTCGTATAAACGGAAGTAGTTTTGGAATGTGATTGATGCCAAAGTTTGGTTTTCATTTTG
The nucleotide sequence above comes from Pseudoalteromonas shioyasakiensis. Encoded proteins:
- a CDS encoding ClpXP protease specificity-enhancing factor yields the protein MTPNRPYLLRAFFDWIVDNQCTPHLVVNADFPAVQVPTQFVQDGQIVLNISPSAVTQFAMDNQQLSFNARFGGQPMQVYVPMGAVLAIYARENGEGTVFTAEEFIEDEDDFTPVLESVETSDDITPDDEPPTKPEKKKGAHLRVIK
- the sspA gene encoding stringent starvation protein A codes for the protein MAVAANKRPVMTLFSGANCMYSHQVRIVLAEKGVSVDIHLAEKDNLPEALHEINPYGTVPTLIDRELGLYQANIIMEYLDERFPHPPLMPVYPVMRGRSRLMMHRIDTDWYSLANKITSGSSEAAQARKELTEALLAIAPIFSEAPYFMSEEFSLVDCYLAPLLWRLPELGIELNGAGAKELKEYMLRLFERESFQASLTEAEREIRL
- a CDS encoding cytochrome c1 is translated as MMKKLIIGLFALLPSLTMAAGPSVPLMDANIDLKDNASLQRGAKLFMNYCLGCHQMQYQRYERTFRDIGIPTEIGQEQLIFDGSKVGSHIKNAIGKDDAAKWFGAAPPDLTLVARVRGTDWIYTYLKSFYKDESRPFGVNNIVFPSVGMPHVLQELQGLPTPITEEVEEHGHTVTKVVGTETDGSGEMSDDEYDRAARDLTNFLAYVGEPSRLESEALGLKVIGFLVILFILAFMLKKEYWRDVH
- a CDS encoding cytochrome b N-terminal domain-containing protein, with the protein product MFGKIIGWIDDRIPMTRVWNMHIAQYPAPKNFNFWYFFGSLAMLVLVNQIVTGIWLTMNFVPSAEGAFASVEYIMRDVEYGWLLRYLHSTGASAFFIVVYLHMFRGMIYGSYQKPRELLWLFGMFIFLALMAEAFMGYLLPWGQMSFWGAQVIISLFGAIPVIGDDLTLWIRGDYVISGATLNRFFALHVIALPLVIVILVFLHIVALHEVGSNNPDGVEIKRKKGSVAEEDKPKFKFHEYYTNKKDIVDAIPFHPYYTVKDIVGVVGFLILFCWVVFFMPAMNGFFLEAPNFEAANPLKTPEHIFPVWYFTPFYAILRAIPNKLMGVAAMGASIVVLALLPWIDRGSVRSIRYRCGLHKLNIAQFVVTFVILGWVGATPQTDFKTLLSQITTVTYFMFFVLLFVYSKNEKTKPLPTRLTK
- the petA gene encoding ubiquinol-cytochrome c reductase iron-sulfur subunit — translated: MSNAPVDNGRRRFLTIATSVVGGVGAAGAAVPFIASWNPSERAKSAGAPVEVDISKLEPGQLIRVEWRGKPVWVINRTPKMLEQMKEHEGQLRDPASEEPQQPESSTNEYRSQRPEIFVAVGICTHLGCSPSFLQGGFGEKVEGTDDGFFCPCHGSKFDMAGRVFQSVPAPLNLEIPPYTFLDDTTILVGEEKGVA
- a CDS encoding VOC family protein, encoding MYLEHVNLVVSNVDAMLHFYKAAFPHWRVRSQGDSKWSGKPRKWLHFGDDYQYLALSDNGEAENRDLAGHQVGLAHFAYVTNDINAVVERLVSAGYEIDKHGPDNPYRKNVYFIDPAGFEVEFVEYFSDIPSERNNEL
- the pmbA gene encoding metalloprotease PmbA, whose translation is MKDPIYQHISEVKDAVSEVLEHAKKLGATAAEAAMSSTSGLSVSTRMGEVETIEFNQDGGLGISVYVGNNKGSASTADLSPKTLRTVVEKAIDIAKFTSDDPFNGIADKELLEFAPQDLDLYHPWEVSPEQGIELCHQAEQAALNADERIVNSDGASFSSHQGLRVYGNSHGMIAGYPRTRHSISTMVIGKEGGQMQRDSAYTVARHKDDLNDAAKVGLEAATETLAKLNSQKLGTMKVPVIFRADIANSLFGHLVSAIGGGALYRKSSFLLDSLGTKVFSDCVNISERPHLLKGLASSPFDAEGLKTVDREIIQGGELQTYLLASYAARKLSMAPTGHAGGIHNWLVEQTHADLKALLKTMGTGLLVTELMGQGVNTVTGDYSRGAAGFWVENGEIQYPVSEITIAGNLKDMFKAVVGLGGDIERRGGIQTGSVLIEQMQVAGS
- a CDS encoding DUF615 domain-containing protein; this encodes MAKKKKPLIEEEIIYVSKSELKREAMQYHGLGAEIAKMPKKQRDRLPLNHELKEALVVSDKVSDKSDAYRRNLNYIAKVLRTTENVDEIQAMIDIMLNKNNQADVLMNKIETLRDNLIKQGDELINSTIDQYPALERQKMRQLVRSAAKEVKAEKPAKGYKELFQYLKDAIMV
- a CDS encoding transposase; protein product: MFSSRKRLKGRTSHSNCYYSVTLCCENRVPIFANYLYAVDASKAIYYLEDKVETICFVLMPDHLHWIFQLRPQQNLSAVIKLYKSMVTMSIRKRKGRKVVVWQSNFYDHQIRDENDLIHQARYVVANPLRAKLVKHVGDYPFWNCIWL